In Plasmodium reichenowi strain SY57 chromosome Unknown, whole genome shotgun sequence, the sequence ATCACGATTGTTAAGCGAAAAGGACATGCAATCGTCAAGTTATGATAATGATGCGGATATAAAAAGTGTAATGCAACAATTTGATGATCATACATCACAACGTTTTGAAGAATACGAAGAAAGGATGAAAGATAAACGCCAAAAACATAAAGAGAAACGTGACAAAAATATAGaacaaattattaaaaaagataaaatgGACAAATC encodes:
- a CDS encoding rifin — its product is SRLLSEKDMQSSSYDNDADIKSVMQQFDDHTSQRFEEYEERMKDKRQKHKEKRDKNIEQIIKKDKMDKSLAEKVEIGCLRCGCGLGGVAASVGIFGSVAVNELTKA